In Pseudomonas sp. P5_109, the genomic window GTGTGCGCACCACCGTCAGCCTCGACGGCTTTGGTTGCGGCGAACTGAGCACTGGCTTTCTCACCGCCCTGACTGCGGCCGGCGTACATCTGCAAATGTTCGACCCGGCACCGAAACGCCTGGGCATCCGCACCAACTGGTTCCGGCGCCTGCACCGCAAGATTGTGGTGGTGGATGGCAGCGTCGCCTTCGTCGGCGGGATCAACTTCTCCGCCGATCATCTGGCCGACTTCGGCCCCGAGGCCAAACAGGATTATTCCGTGGAAGTGCAAGGCCCGGCCGTGGCCGATATCCATCACTTCGCCCTGCTGCAATGCGGTCGCCCGGTGCGGGCCAAATACTGGTGGCAACGGCGCCGGTTGCGGCGTTCGGAACTGGCCTTCAGCGATCACGATGGCCAGGTGCGTCTGGTGTACCGCGACAACGCTGAACACCCGGCCGACATCGAAGAGGTTTACCGCCAGGTGTTGCGCCAGGCGCAGCGCCGAGTGGTGATCGCCAACGCCTACTTCTTTCCCGGTTTCCGCCTGCTGCGCGAGATCCGCAATGCGGCCCGCCGGGGCGTGGATGTGCGGCTGATCCTGCAGGGCCAGCCAGACATGCTGGTGGCCAAGCTCGCCGCGCGCATGACCTACGACTACCTGCTGAAGTCCGGGGTGAAGATCTACGAATACTGCGACCGTCCGCTGCACGGCAAGGTCGCGTTGGTGGATGAAGACTGGAGCACCGTCGGCTCCAGTAACCTCGACCCGTTGAGCCTGGCGATGAATCTGGAAGCCAACGTGCTGATCCGTGACCGCGGTTTCAATCGACATCTG contains:
- the clsB gene encoding cardiolipin synthase ClsB, yielding MSSQSMEKTTLQHIPAPPTREPTAVDVEYGWQGSNRVELLENGEEYFPRVFEALRRAQSEILLETFILFEDKVGNELQQILIEAAQRGVRTTVSLDGFGCGELSTGFLTALTAAGVHLQMFDPAPKRLGIRTNWFRRLHRKIVVVDGSVAFVGGINFSADHLADFGPEAKQDYSVEVQGPAVADIHHFALLQCGRPVRAKYWWQRRRLRRSELAFSDHDGQVRLVYRDNAEHPADIEEVYRQVLRQAQRRVVIANAYFFPGFRLLREIRNAARRGVDVRLILQGQPDMLVAKLAARMTYDYLLKSGVKIYEYCDRPLHGKVALVDEDWSTVGSSNLDPLSLAMNLEANVLIRDRGFNRHLFDRLEDLSDNHCKAMSFDITPRGRVWHMTIGFLVFHFLRHFPAWAGWLPAHKPHLKPFQPPTGSADHEPR